A stretch of DNA from Gammaproteobacteria bacterium:
CGAAGCATATTCGGCCGCTGCATCTGGCGTGATTGGCAGTGCAAAGCGCAAGAAGCCGTAGGTGCCCATCTTCAACATAATCGCCGCCAACACGACCGACCCGCCTGTTGGCGCCTCAACGTGCGCATCGGGCAACCATGTATGCACCGGCCACATTGGGACTTTGACCGCAAATGCCAACAAAAAGGCAAAGAATATCCAAGTTTGCGCTTCCAATGAGAGAGGCAAGTCATGCATGCCAAGTATTGAAAAATTGCCTTGCTTGATCCCCATATAAATCAGCGCAACCAACATGAATACGGAACCAAAGAAGGTGTAGAGAAAGAATTTTATCGTCGCATAGACGCGGTTTGGCCCACCCCAGATCCCGATGATCAGAAACATCGGGATAAGCATAGCTTCCCAGAATAGATAAAACAGAATGGCGTCTAACGCGGCGAATACGCCATTCATTAGCCCGGCCATTATCAAAAAGGACGCCATATAGAAGGCGGGCCTATCCTTGATCACTTCCC
This window harbors:
- a CDS encoding NADH-quinone oxidoreductase subunit M; translated protein: MPVLSLLIWVPIVGALMTLLFAGERHPQRAKWTALVVSLVTLALTVPLWTDFDRNTAAMQFVERIAWLPSLGIEYWLGVDGFSMPMIVLTNIITVLVILAGWEVIKDRPAFYMASFLIMAGLMNGVFAALDAILFYLFWEAMLIPMFLIIGIWGGPNRVYATIKFFLYTFFGSVFMLVALIYMGIKQGNFSILGMHDLPLSLEAQTWIFFAFLLAFAVKVPMWPVHTWLPDAHVEAPTGGSVVLAAIMLKMGTYGFLRFALPITPDAAAEYAS